In a genomic window of Thalassotalea piscium:
- the rraA gene encoding ribonuclease E activity regulator RraA, with the protein MEYNTSELCNIYADLIDVVEPIFCNFGGRSSFGGQVVTIKCFESNGLIIQLAETDGTGKVMVIDGGGSTRRALIDSDIAQAAAKNGWEGIVCYGSVRDVDMLEEIEIGIQGLVSIPVGATDENIGDNDLAVNFGGVTFLPDDHIYVDNTGIILSPEPLDID; encoded by the coding sequence ATGGAATATAATACTTCTGAATTATGTAATATTTACGCTGATTTAATTGATGTGGTAGAGCCTATTTTTTGCAACTTTGGTGGCAGGAGTTCTTTTGGCGGCCAAGTGGTTACAATTAAATGCTTTGAAAGCAATGGATTAATAATACAACTTGCTGAAACTGATGGTACAGGCAAGGTTATGGTAATTGATGGCGGTGGTTCAACCCGCAGAGCATTAATTGATAGCGATATTGCACAAGCAGCAGCTAAAAACGGCTGGGAAGGTATTGTTTGTTATGGCAGTGTTCGCGATGTCGATATGTTAGAAGAAATAGAAATTGGTATTCAAGGGCTTGTATCAATACCTGTAGGTGCAACCGATGAAAACATAGGTGACAATGATTTAGCGGTTAACTTCGGTGGCGTTACTTTTCTCCCTGATGATCATATCTATGTAGATAATACCGGTATTATTTTGTCGCCAGAGCCTTTAGATATTGACTAA
- a CDS encoding methyl-accepting chemotaxis protein, which yields MLIKHKLTANTGILIVALIFMLGLLTYSVNSLESDIATARLIGNIETEVLQLRRDEKDFLARKLLKYRDSFVKKHSELKQDISALEQVFIDQPSQANDIKSLNTVIEEYSNIFNKIVEEQQVIGLDHNDGVYGELRRAVHAVEEILKGSDDKLLSGMLQLRRSEKDFLLRVDDKYWQKWQRDSLVLIADIKASELDSSVRSQIIDYIGTYDKTFAKLVESQRIMGFTSDQGLRGEMRATVHQVDQLLEQVLVASRARVEAHVNSVNTAAYLLFAVVLVIAITFAVYMSRNILSGITQLQDKMNEVAETKDLSIVLETSSKDELGNMADVFNKMITSFRNLIIEVNHSVETVNVATRNLSENIHKANEGVDSQIQQTDLVATAVTEMVATVDEIAQNTQSAADKADLTNQNALKGKGGVDSTISKIDELSMKLLDSENVVKELEKDSVTIGSVLDVIRSIAEQTNLLALNAAIEAARAGEQGRGFAVVADEVRTLASRTQDSTKEIETIIGSLQARTKEIVSHMATCRTQGQESADQAATAGAMLEEITQDVSTIMDMNTTIAAAIQEQSIVASEVNQHVVMIRDVAEEAGSAAKQNSHMSEELSQQAEVLNKEVNQFKV from the coding sequence ATGTTAATAAAACACAAACTTACCGCCAATACAGGGATATTAATTGTAGCGTTGATTTTTATGCTGGGACTGCTTACCTATTCGGTTAACTCATTAGAAAGTGATATCGCTACGGCGCGTTTAATTGGAAATATAGAGACGGAAGTATTGCAATTACGGCGAGATGAAAAAGACTTCTTAGCGCGTAAGTTACTTAAATACCGAGACAGCTTTGTTAAAAAACACAGTGAATTAAAGCAAGATATTAGTGCATTAGAACAGGTGTTCATCGACCAACCCAGCCAAGCAAATGACATAAAATCTCTTAATACGGTGATTGAAGAATACAGTAATATATTTAATAAAATTGTGGAGGAGCAGCAAGTTATTGGGCTTGACCATAATGATGGGGTTTACGGTGAATTAAGACGAGCAGTACATGCAGTAGAAGAAATACTGAAAGGATCAGACGACAAATTACTCAGTGGTATGTTACAACTTAGACGCAGTGAAAAGGACTTCTTGTTACGCGTTGATGATAAATATTGGCAGAAGTGGCAAAGGGACTCTTTAGTATTAATTGCAGATATTAAAGCAAGTGAGTTAGACAGTTCAGTCAGATCTCAAATTATTGATTATATTGGTACTTACGATAAAACATTTGCTAAGTTGGTTGAATCACAACGTATTATGGGCTTTACATCAGACCAAGGTTTACGCGGAGAAATGCGCGCAACTGTTCATCAAGTTGATCAGTTACTTGAACAGGTTTTAGTGGCGAGTAGAGCTCGTGTTGAAGCGCATGTCAATTCAGTTAATACCGCGGCATACTTATTGTTTGCTGTTGTGTTAGTTATTGCGATAACTTTCGCTGTTTATATGAGCCGTAATATTTTATCAGGTATTACACAGTTACAAGATAAAATGAATGAAGTTGCTGAAACAAAAGATTTATCTATTGTACTAGAGACGTCATCGAAAGATGAATTAGGCAATATGGCTGATGTTTTTAATAAAATGATCACAAGCTTTAGAAATTTAATTATTGAGGTAAATCATTCTGTTGAAACGGTAAATGTTGCGACTCGAAACCTTTCTGAAAATATTCATAAAGCTAACGAAGGTGTTGATTCTCAAATTCAACAAACAGACTTAGTTGCAACAGCGGTGACAGAAATGGTCGCTACCGTTGACGAAATTGCACAAAACACACAGTCTGCCGCAGACAAAGCTGATCTTACCAACCAAAATGCGCTGAAAGGAAAAGGCGGGGTTGATTCAACTATTAGTAAAATTGATGAACTATCGATGAAACTATTAGATTCAGAAAATGTGGTAAAAGAATTGGAAAAAGATTCGGTTACTATAGGCTCGGTATTAGATGTTATTCGTAGTATTGCAGAGCAAACAAACCTATTAGCATTAAATGCAGCAATAGAGGCAGCAAGAGCGGGCGAGCAAGGACGTGGTTTTGCTGTAGTGGCTGATGAAGTAAGAACATTAGCAAGTCGAACGCAAGACTCTACGAAAGAAATTGAAACAATTATAGGTTCATTACAAGCACGCACAAAAGAAATTGTTTCACACATGGCAACCTGCCGTACTCAAGGTCAAGAAAGCGCTGACCAAGCTGCAACTGCTGGCGCAATGCTTGAAGAAATTACCCAAGACGTTTCAACTATTATGGACATGAATACAACAATTGCTGCGGCTATTCAAGAACAAAGCATTGTGGCGTCTGAAGTGAATCAACATGTCGTTATGATACGTGACGTTGCGGAAGAGGCGGGCAGTGCAGCTAAACAGAACTCTCATATGAGTGAAGAGCTATCACAACAAGCAGAAGTGCTAAATAAAGAAGTTAATCAGTTCAAAGTATAA
- the hslU gene encoding HslU--HslV peptidase ATPase subunit, with translation MSNMTPREIVHELDSHIVGQSDAKRAVAIALRNRWRRMQLNEELRTEVTPKNILMIGPTGVGKTEIARRLAKLANAPFIKVEATKFTEVGYVGKEVETIIRDLADMAIKMTKELEMTRVKHLAEEAAEERILDILLPPARDSFGNDEKSDNSTTRQVFRKKLREGQLDDKEIEIDLAAPQMGVEIMAPPGMEDMTSQLQNMFQSLSSEKTTKRKLKIKDAFKALQEEEASKIVNPEEIKIKALEAVEQNGIVFIDEIDKICKRGDSSGPDVSREGVQRDLLPLVEGSTVSTKHGMVKTDHILFIASGAFQMSKPSDLIPELQGRLPIRVELKALTADDFVRILTEPNASLTEQYIALLATENFHIKFSDDGIKAIANAAWQVNETTENIGARRLHTMLEKLTEEISFTANDRAGEEIIIDQAFVNNILSDVIQNEDLSRFIL, from the coding sequence ATGTCGAATATGACACCTCGTGAAATAGTTCATGAATTAGATAGCCACATTGTTGGACAAAGCGATGCTAAACGAGCGGTTGCTATTGCACTCAGAAATCGCTGGCGCCGAATGCAGTTAAATGAAGAGCTGCGCACTGAAGTTACACCTAAAAATATATTAATGATTGGCCCTACTGGTGTTGGTAAAACTGAAATTGCTCGCCGCTTAGCAAAGCTTGCCAATGCTCCCTTTATTAAAGTAGAAGCAACTAAGTTCACCGAAGTCGGTTATGTTGGTAAAGAAGTTGAAACTATTATTCGTGACTTAGCTGATATGGCAATAAAAATGACCAAAGAGCTAGAAATGACTCGGGTTAAGCACCTTGCAGAGGAAGCTGCAGAAGAACGTATATTAGATATTTTATTACCTCCTGCCCGCGATTCATTTGGTAATGATGAAAAGTCAGACAACAGCACTACACGTCAAGTATTTCGTAAGAAGTTACGAGAAGGACAGTTAGACGACAAAGAAATAGAGATCGACCTTGCTGCTCCACAAATGGGTGTTGAAATTATGGCTCCACCAGGCATGGAAGACATGACCTCGCAACTACAAAATATGTTTCAAAGCTTATCAAGTGAAAAAACAACTAAACGTAAATTAAAAATTAAAGATGCATTTAAAGCACTTCAAGAAGAAGAAGCATCTAAGATTGTTAACCCTGAAGAGATTAAAATTAAAGCACTTGAAGCGGTTGAACAAAATGGCATTGTTTTTATCGACGAAATTGACAAAATTTGTAAACGCGGTGATAGCTCTGGACCAGATGTGTCAAGAGAAGGTGTTCAGCGTGATTTACTCCCCTTAGTTGAAGGCTCAACTGTTAGCACTAAACATGGCATGGTAAAAACAGATCATATCTTGTTTATCGCTTCTGGCGCATTTCAAATGTCAAAACCATCTGACCTAATACCTGAGTTGCAAGGGCGTTTACCCATACGCGTTGAGTTAAAAGCATTAACGGCAGATGATTTTGTCCGCATTCTTACCGAGCCTAACGCTTCTCTTACTGAGCAATATATTGCGTTGCTAGCGACTGAAAACTTTCATATTAAATTCAGTGACGATGGCATAAAGGCAATTGCTAATGCCGCATGGCAAGTTAATGAAACTACTGAAAACATTGGTGCCAGACGTTTACATACTATGTTAGAAAAGCTTACGGAAGAAATTTCATTTACCGCTAACGATCGTGCTGGTGAAGAAATTATTATCGATCAAGCGTTTGTTAATAATATTCTCAGCGATGTAATACAAAATGAAGATTTAAGTCGCTTCATTCTATAA
- the hslV gene encoding ATP-dependent protease subunit HslV — protein sequence MTTIVSVRRNGKVVIGGDGQVSLGNTVMKGNARKVRRLYNDKVLAGFAGGTADAFTLFERFESKLEMHQGHLTKAAVELAKDWRSDRALRKLEALLAVADETASLIITGNGDVVQPEHDLIAIGSGGNFAQSAALALLENTELSAKEIVEKSLKIAGDICVFTNQHHTIDEL from the coding sequence GTGACTACGATAGTTTCCGTAAGACGTAATGGCAAAGTTGTCATAGGTGGCGATGGCCAAGTTTCACTTGGTAATACCGTAATGAAAGGTAATGCCCGTAAAGTTCGCCGTTTATATAATGATAAAGTACTTGCTGGCTTTGCCGGAGGAACGGCTGATGCCTTTACGTTATTTGAACGCTTTGAAAGTAAATTAGAAATGCATCAAGGTCATTTAACCAAAGCTGCTGTTGAATTAGCAAAAGATTGGCGCAGCGATCGTGCATTACGAAAGCTTGAAGCGTTACTAGCGGTAGCTGATGAAACTGCATCACTTATCATTACCGGTAACGGCGATGTGGTTCAACCTGAGCATGATCTTATCGCTATTGGCAGTGGCGGTAACTTCGCCCAATCAGCCGCATTAGCCCTGTTAGAAAATACCGAATTATCTGCAAAAGAAATTGTTGAAAAGTCATTAAAAATTGCTGGCGACATCTGTGTATTCACCAACCAACATCACACCATTGATGAGCTTTAG